One segment of Erigeron canadensis isolate Cc75 chromosome 2, C_canadensis_v1, whole genome shotgun sequence DNA contains the following:
- the LOC122588441 gene encoding NADH dehydrogenase [ubiquinone] iron-sulfur protein 4, mitochondrial-like: protein MASCSLRRMGSQSHRLITNSRRGLSTESSLSVEYKSGEIGTVSGIPNEHLQRRVLIYSPARTASQQGAGKVGKWKINFLSTQKWENPLMGWTSTGDPYANVGDAALGFTSEEDAKAFAERHGWDYTVKKHHSPLLKAKAYADNFKWKGLPKTQEN from the exons atggcGAGCTGCTCTCTCCGTCGTATGGGCAGCCAATCACATAGATTGATAACCAATAGCCGGCGTGGATTATCAACAGAATCTTCTTTATCAGTTGAATACAAATCCGGTGAGATCGGCACTGTTTCCGGTATCCCCAATGAACATCTTCAACGCAGG GTTCTTATATATTCGCCTGCTCGAACAGCGTCACAGCAAGGAGCTGGTAAAGTTGGAAAGTGGAAGATCAATTTCTTATCCACACAAAA ATGGGAAAATCCATTGATGGGGTGGACATCCACAGGGGATCCGTATGCGAACGTTGGCGACGCTGCACTCGGCTTCACTAGTGAAGAAGATGCAAAAGCATTTGCCGAAAGACATGGTTGGGACTATACG GTTAAGAAGCACCACTCACCCCTTCTAAAG GCAAAGGCATATGCTGACAACTTCAAATGGAAGGGATTACCAAAAACACAAGAGAATTGA